One Algibacter sp. L3A6 genomic region harbors:
- a CDS encoding type I restriction-modification system subunit M codes for MAKKTKNTFEQDLFKAADKLRKNIDAAEYKHVVLGLIFLKYISESFTELHNKLEADEWSDAEDRDEYIAENTFFVPKLARWSHIHAQAKLPTIGQTIDEAMEAVEKENKELKNVLPQVYGKANLDKTALGELIDLISNTELQAENENSKDLFGRVYEYFLGEFANAEGKKGGQFYTPKAIVKLMVEMIEPYKGRIYDPASGSGGMFIMSEKFVTAHSGNIKDITVYGQESNQTTWKLSRMNLAIRNINSKFVAWNTEGSFLKDAHPDLKADFVIANPPFNQKEWGIDILQDDARWQYGTPPNGNANFGWMQHMLYHLSPRGVMATVLANGSLSSNTSGEGDIRKALVEAGLVECIVALPKQLFFNTGIPACIWYLRRGRTKTNEVLFIDASEMGYLKDRVHRDFSDSDDDTKKGNYHEDGLGDIQKITKTYHDWRKQTQNATSVIQSESEESQYQNIKGYCKSATLDDIRKHNHVLTPGRYVGIPDEEDDGIPFSTKMEALTTTLQQQMQEEEALNQEIKTQLANIGFRL; via the coding sequence ATGGCTAAAAAAACCAAAAACACCTTTGAGCAAGACTTGTTTAAAGCAGCAGATAAACTACGTAAAAACATAGACGCAGCTGAGTACAAACACGTGGTACTCGGACTTATTTTTTTAAAATACATTTCTGAATCCTTTACAGAATTACACAATAAATTAGAGGCTGACGAATGGAGCGATGCAGAAGACAGAGATGAGTACATTGCAGAAAACACTTTTTTTGTACCCAAACTAGCACGTTGGAGCCACATACACGCACAAGCCAAGTTGCCAACTATTGGTCAAACTATTGACGAAGCTATGGAAGCCGTAGAAAAAGAAAACAAAGAACTAAAAAACGTTTTACCACAAGTATATGGTAAAGCCAATTTAGATAAAACCGCTTTAGGCGAATTAATAGATTTAATCTCTAACACCGAGTTACAAGCCGAAAACGAAAACTCTAAAGACCTTTTTGGTCGTGTGTACGAATACTTTTTAGGTGAGTTCGCCAATGCCGAAGGCAAAAAAGGAGGGCAATTCTACACACCAAAAGCCATTGTAAAGCTTATGGTAGAGATGATAGAACCTTACAAAGGGCGTATATACGATCCTGCTTCTGGTTCTGGAGGTATGTTTATCATGTCCGAAAAATTTGTAACAGCACACTCTGGTAACATAAAAGACATTACGGTTTACGGACAAGAAAGCAACCAAACCACTTGGAAGCTCTCTCGTATGAACCTCGCTATACGTAACATTAACTCTAAGTTTGTAGCTTGGAATACTGAAGGCTCGTTTCTTAAAGATGCACACCCAGACTTAAAAGCCGATTTTGTTATCGCCAACCCACCATTTAACCAAAAAGAATGGGGAATAGACATTTTACAAGACGATGCACGTTGGCAATATGGCACACCACCAAATGGTAATGCCAATTTTGGGTGGATGCAACACATGTTATACCATTTATCACCACGTGGTGTTATGGCAACCGTTTTAGCCAATGGCTCTTTAAGTTCTAATACCTCTGGCGAAGGCGACATACGTAAAGCTTTAGTAGAAGCTGGCTTGGTAGAATGTATTGTAGCCTTACCAAAACAACTGTTTTTTAATACAGGCATACCAGCATGTATTTGGTACTTGCGCAGAGGACGTACAAAAACAAACGAAGTCTTATTTATTGATGCCTCAGAAATGGGTTATCTAAAAGACCGCGTACATCGTGATTTTTCAGATAGTGATGACGACACCAAAAAGGGAAACTACCACGAAGACGGTTTAGGAGATATTCAAAAAATAACAAAAACCTACCACGATTGGCGTAAACAAACACAAAACGCAACGTCTGTCATTCAGAGCGAAAGCGAAGAATCTCAATACCAAAACATAAAAGGCTACTGCAAATCCGCAACCCTAGACGATATACGCAAACACAACCACGTACTTACACCAGGACGCTACGTGGGCATACCAGACGAAGAAGACGATGGTATCCCATTCTCAACAAAAATGGAAGCCTTAACCACCACTTTGCAACAACAAATGCAAGAAGAGGAAGCGCTAAACCAAGAAATTAAAACACAACTTGCTAATATTGGGTTTAGGTTATGA
- a CDS encoding restriction endonuclease subunit S, translating to MSSLDKKLPDGWMETTLADSVTKLGDGLHGTPKYSDDGEYFFINGNNLNDGKIEIKKETKRCSNEEFEKYKKNLNSRTILVSINGSLGYFAYYNNEKCFLGKSACYFNVKESISKRFIGYQIRTKYFQKYIERLAGGTTIKNISLKTMREFPFIIPKNLEEQKAIAKVLTAFDDKIENLRAQNQTLEQTAQTIFKEWFGKYQVGDELPDGWRIGKLGEIAFNHSKSFKFTEEDVVFVNTGDVSEGQFLHANKVSPIGLPGQAKKAIELYDILYSEIRPKNKRFAFVDFDTSNYVVSTKFMIIRPKDDFSAHILYLLLKNQNTVNEFNVIAESRSGTFPQITFDSISDFPVIIPTKEFQNQFEKILRPLMEKERINHQQIQTLTKTKDTLLPKLMRGEIRVKI from the coding sequence ATGAGTAGTTTAGATAAAAAATTACCTGATGGTTGGATGGAAACAACACTTGCAGACTCTGTAACTAAATTAGGAGATGGTTTACATGGAACACCAAAATATTCTGATGATGGAGAATATTTCTTTATTAATGGTAACAATCTTAATGATGGGAAAATTGAAATAAAAAAAGAAACAAAAAGGTGTTCTAATGAAGAGTTTGAAAAATATAAGAAAAATCTAAATTCGAGAACAATATTAGTTTCGATTAATGGCTCTTTGGGATACTTTGCTTATTACAATAATGAAAAATGCTTTTTAGGTAAAAGTGCATGTTATTTTAATGTAAAAGAATCAATTAGTAAAAGATTTATTGGTTATCAAATTAGAACAAAATATTTTCAAAAATATATCGAAAGACTTGCAGGAGGAACAACAATTAAAAATATTTCTTTAAAAACAATGAGAGAATTTCCTTTTATTATCCCTAAAAATTTAGAAGAACAAAAAGCCATAGCCAAAGTTTTAACCGCTTTTGATGATAAAATAGAAAACCTACGCGCACAAAACCAAACCTTAGAGCAAACCGCACAAACTATTTTTAAAGAGTGGTTTGGTAAATACCAAGTTGGAGATGAGTTGCCTGATGGATGGCGTATTGGGAAGTTGGGAGAAATAGCATTTAATCATTCTAAATCTTTCAAATTTACAGAAGAAGATGTTGTTTTTGTTAATACAGGAGATGTTTCAGAAGGGCAATTTCTTCATGCTAATAAAGTTAGTCCAATTGGATTACCAGGTCAAGCTAAAAAAGCAATCGAATTATATGATATATTATATAGTGAAATAAGACCAAAGAATAAACGATTTGCATTTGTAGATTTTGATACTTCAAATTATGTAGTATCAACAAAGTTTATGATTATAAGACCTAAAGATGATTTTAGTGCTCATATTCTTTATCTATTATTAAAAAATCAAAATACAGTTAACGAGTTTAATGTAATTGCAGAATCACGTTCTGGTACTTTTCCACAGATAACGTTTGATTCAATAAGTGATTTTCCTGTTATTATTCCAACCAAAGAATTTCAAAATCAATTTGAAAAAATATTAAGACCTTTAATGGAAAAGGAAAGAATTAATCATCAACAAATCCAAACCTTAACAAAAACCAAAGATACATTATTACCAAAGTTAATGCGTGGTGAGATACGTGTAAAAATTTAA
- a CDS encoding PIN domain-containing protein — MALKEKVIFDTNFLYNKRATSFFGNKEELVQFSKLADIIIPEIVVEELEGKYKRSFGQEKEKFFKTLLPSMLSHNCDVLEIESKIKELKDGEEILYQIIQLTDFSILPEIKKLAINKLPPFEPTDGTDKGFKDTYIYFTILEYLQRIPDKYVFVCVKDQRFKRAFDAHHNIFAIESYKEFLKHRISQFQDDYFLSKVKEELGLEFEKEEVLNFWMNIDDNQVVLVKKAADEFVIEVDSGEIMSIANREHYLTTIDVLISSANFGTTHATIEKLERYINFFSEDDVSRILVSSFQNEQIRWIIEDDDVKQFIGTLFKAHDELEYSEIQAFLEEIFD, encoded by the coding sequence ATGGCACTAAAAGAGAAAGTAATATTTGACACTAATTTCCTTTACAATAAAAGGGCTACATCTTTTTTTGGTAATAAAGAAGAGTTAGTGCAGTTTTCAAAATTAGCGGATATTATAATACCAGAAATAGTAGTTGAAGAATTAGAAGGGAAATATAAGAGATCATTTGGTCAGGAAAAAGAAAAATTTTTTAAGACATTACTACCGAGTATGTTAAGTCACAATTGTGATGTGCTTGAAATTGAATCAAAAATTAAAGAATTAAAGGATGGCGAAGAGATCTTATATCAAATAATTCAATTAACAGATTTCAGTATTCTGCCAGAAATAAAAAAACTAGCTATAAATAAGCTGCCACCTTTTGAGCCAACAGATGGAACAGATAAGGGGTTTAAAGATACTTATATCTATTTTACAATTTTAGAGTATTTACAGAGGATACCAGATAAATACGTATTTGTATGCGTTAAGGATCAGAGATTTAAAAGAGCATTCGATGCTCATCATAATATTTTCGCTATCGAAAGTTATAAAGAATTTTTGAAACATCGTATTTCACAATTTCAAGATGATTATTTTTTATCAAAAGTAAAGGAAGAGTTAGGACTTGAGTTTGAAAAAGAGGAGGTACTTAATTTTTGGATGAATATTGATGATAATCAAGTTGTATTGGTTAAAAAAGCTGCTGATGAATTTGTTATAGAGGTAGACTCAGGTGAAATAATGAGTATTGCTAATAGAGAACACTATTTGACAACTATTGATGTATTAATTTCTTCTGCAAACTTTGGAACAACACATGCTACAATAGAAAAATTAGAAAGGTATATCAATTTCTTTTCCGAAGATGACGTGTCTAGAATTTTAGTTTCATCATTTCAAAATGAGCAAATTCGTTGGATTATTGAGGATGACGATGTAAAACAATTTATTGGTACATTGTTTAAAGCTCATGACGAGTTAGAATACTCTGAAATACAGGCTTTTTTAGAAGAAATATTTGATTAA
- a CDS encoding McrB family protein has translation MSEESKQYVYQLYTNFVEHCLLKNNSVLTNENDIFSLSNLFKVKECFLDAAIEGNEKTYWDKIKTQFQDANYEVRLCFAHLNWLWYLPANDMKSETKRDTPYWILEKEEFTTRFNTNKKENYYPQVGVGSAGQYHKTNKPMEINFLLILCISIKKAVEKGELKTVLDVNKFIIENADNVFDENTYDIREKIYKLLDKISFAMQDLILHLAKPEYYEPIASKQHKTAIKSNFYALIKDNEDVKKEDLTIDDEIYLIKKELEKLGISNSFYAPHLWPIWNKGLHNVAEDIMALQFKKALVYYGPPGTGKTHSANALAESFITNHFLHRKENLKVYFEKGLKNIDKRIHKLQFNPNTSYEDFIAGYQLKASENGSETIAVKGQLFDIIAKANNEDQTTDEKGLVKLPHVLILDEINRVDLSRVFGELFSAMEYRNQPIKTAIKGIELNMPDNLYIIGTMNEIDFSVERMDFALRRRFVWKFKGYDDAVLLEMLGSYFNDKHFEEFKNDFVTACTALNNYISFSIEELGEAYQIGHTFFAELSKIYNENYNLTGKGRSKKKLFKEAKDILWSISIEPMLVAFLGNSDNTSVKEYTSRANAIFTNGK, from the coding sequence ATGAGTGAAGAATCTAAACAATACGTTTATCAATTATATACAAACTTTGTAGAGCATTGTTTATTAAAAAACAATTCTGTTTTAACTAATGAAAATGACATTTTTAGCCTTTCTAATTTATTTAAAGTAAAGGAGTGTTTTCTAGATGCTGCTATAGAGGGAAATGAAAAAACCTATTGGGATAAAATAAAAACACAATTTCAAGATGCAAATTACGAAGTCCGTTTATGCTTTGCGCATTTAAATTGGTTGTGGTATTTACCAGCAAACGACATGAAGTCTGAAACCAAAAGAGATACGCCTTATTGGATTTTAGAAAAGGAAGAGTTTACTACGCGTTTTAACACCAATAAAAAGGAAAATTATTATCCTCAAGTTGGTGTAGGTTCTGCTGGTCAGTATCATAAAACCAATAAACCTATGGAAATTAATTTTTTATTAATACTCTGCATATCAATAAAAAAAGCAGTAGAAAAAGGTGAACTAAAAACAGTTTTAGATGTTAATAAATTTATAATAGAAAACGCAGATAACGTATTTGATGAAAATACATATGATATAAGGGAAAAGATATATAAGCTATTAGATAAAATTTCATTTGCAATGCAAGACTTAATACTGCATTTAGCAAAACCAGAATATTATGAGCCAATTGCCTCTAAGCAACATAAAACAGCTATAAAATCTAACTTTTATGCGCTTATAAAAGATAATGAAGACGTTAAAAAAGAAGATTTAACCATAGATGATGAAATATATTTAATAAAAAAAGAATTAGAAAAATTAGGTATCAGTAATAGTTTTTATGCACCACACTTATGGCCAATATGGAATAAAGGCTTGCACAATGTTGCTGAAGACATCATGGCTTTACAGTTTAAAAAAGCTTTGGTGTATTATGGGCCTCCAGGTACAGGGAAAACACATTCAGCAAATGCTTTAGCAGAATCTTTTATAACCAATCATTTTTTACATAGAAAAGAAAACCTAAAAGTGTATTTTGAAAAAGGCTTAAAAAACATAGACAAAAGGATACACAAGCTTCAATTTAACCCAAACACTTCTTACGAAGATTTTATTGCAGGTTATCAATTAAAAGCTTCAGAAAATGGTTCAGAAACTATTGCTGTAAAAGGTCAGTTGTTTGATATTATAGCCAAAGCAAATAATGAAGACCAAACAACAGATGAAAAAGGACTAGTTAAATTACCTCACGTTCTTATTTTAGATGAGATAAATAGAGTGGATTTATCTCGTGTTTTTGGAGAGTTGTTTTCTGCAATGGAATACAGAAACCAACCTATTAAAACAGCAATAAAAGGTATTGAGTTGAACATGCCAGATAATTTGTACATCATAGGTACAATGAACGAAATAGATTTTTCTGTAGAGCGTATGGACTTTGCCTTACGTCGTCGTTTTGTTTGGAAGTTTAAAGGCTATGATGATGCTGTTTTATTAGAAATGTTAGGTAGTTATTTTAATGACAAACATTTTGAAGAGTTTAAAAATGATTTTGTTACTGCCTGTACAGCTTTAAATAATTATATCAGTTTTTCTATTGAAGAGTTAGGAGAAGCCTACCAAATAGGTCATACGTTTTTCGCGGAACTTTCTAAAATATATAATGAAAACTATAATTTAACAGGTAAAGGGCGCTCTAAAAAGAAACTGTTTAAAGAAGCAAAAGATATTTTATGGTCAATTTCTATAGAGCCCATGTTGGTCGCCTTTTTGGGGAATTCAGATAACACAAGTGTAAAGGAGTATACAAGCAGAGCTAACGCAATATTTACTAATGGAAAATAA
- a CDS encoding 5-methylcytosine restriction system specificity protein McrC has translation MENNIIYIPPVKDCSIVDIEANMAVHINCCFTNQNVFRISNTVKAEELPLLTYDYKFNKWRTGRYIGKLYFKYEGKKYCFEVIPRFGNTAIIHLLEEIFNIKLAQSQSSNKLKSNVQNELIKKLISIIWVKQLSKANVHGLPKNKIKREYKSLSVKGRIDVRKSILPLFNESLIVSNRIEKQVDPIIIAILSKAYKILCKHYFLSQNMLTESAKEVINSTTSFNSSTLTENQYQHIKYGSMYAIYKSIVDFSWQIIKRKKNNIIQEENKETNDALFLDMAEIWENYLMTILKKRYAIDGWKVYSQKFNIYKQQKYKRGLIPDIIIEKDNNVVVFDAKYKNMSSHRNDYDRSDFFQIHTYGSFLESQNKKIIGLGLLYPLHERFDEDVLKNNFSNTLFGESVNKSWFKVDGIQLTESLEDLVIQKEAFLSRFQKNLS, from the coding sequence ATGGAAAATAATATTATTTATATACCACCAGTTAAAGATTGCTCTATTGTAGACATAGAAGCAAATATGGCTGTGCATATAAATTGTTGTTTTACAAATCAAAATGTTTTTAGAATAAGTAATACTGTAAAAGCGGAAGAATTACCACTTTTAACTTATGATTACAAATTTAATAAATGGAGAACAGGACGCTATATTGGTAAGTTATATTTTAAATATGAAGGAAAGAAGTATTGCTTTGAGGTAATACCTCGTTTTGGTAATACAGCTATAATTCATCTATTAGAAGAGATTTTTAATATTAAATTGGCACAAAGCCAATCAAGCAATAAGTTAAAAAGTAATGTGCAAAACGAACTTATTAAAAAACTGATAAGTATTATTTGGGTAAAACAGCTAAGTAAAGCTAATGTACATGGTTTGCCTAAAAACAAAATAAAAAGAGAGTACAAAAGCCTATCTGTAAAAGGTCGTATTGATGTAAGGAAAAGTATTTTACCACTTTTTAACGAAAGTTTAATTGTTTCAAATAGAATAGAAAAACAGGTAGATCCTATAATTATTGCAATTCTCTCTAAAGCATATAAAATATTGTGTAAACATTATTTTTTATCACAAAATATGCTAACGGAAAGTGCAAAAGAAGTTATTAATTCAACAACTAGTTTTAATTCAAGTACCCTTACAGAAAATCAATATCAGCATATAAAATATGGTTCAATGTATGCTATTTATAAATCTATTGTAGATTTTTCGTGGCAAATTATTAAGCGTAAAAAAAACAATATTATTCAAGAAGAGAATAAAGAAACAAATGATGCTTTGTTTTTAGATATGGCAGAAATTTGGGAAAACTATTTAATGACTATCTTAAAGAAACGATATGCTATTGATGGTTGGAAAGTATATTCTCAGAAATTTAATATTTACAAACAACAAAAATATAAAAGAGGTTTAATACCAGATATTATTATTGAAAAAGATAATAATGTTGTGGTGTTTGATGCTAAGTACAAAAATATGTCATCGCATAGAAATGATTATGATAGGTCAGATTTTTTTCAAATCCATACATATGGTTCATTTTTAGAATCTCAAAATAAAAAAATTATAGGTTTGGGCTTACTATATCCTTTACACGAACGTTTTGACGAAGATGTATTAAAAAATAATTTTTCAAATACCTTATTTGGAGAATCTGTTAATAAATCATGGTTTAAAGTAGATGGTATTCAATTAACAGAATCATTAGAAGATTTAGTAATTCAAAAAGAAGCTTTTTTATCAAGGTTTCAAAAGAATTTATCATAG
- a CDS encoding type I restriction endonuclease subunit R codes for MAKLSEDSIEQAFIDQLIGQGYTYHYGPDIAPYSDNPQREGFESVLLEQQLKNALRHLNPDVPESARVEAYQKIVNLGTQDLMENNERFHTLLTNGVTVEYNKEGRTKGINVQLLDVVNPENNQFWVVNQLVVKENNNEKRFDVVIYINGLPLVFVELKNATDENATVRKAYQQIQNYKTAVPSIFYYNSICVISDGIEAKTSSVSAPFSRFLSWKAPKVKDNDPRTELQILTEYMLNKKTLVELIRYCTVFEQEEKKDDKTGLIFQIKIKKVAAYHQYYAVQKAVTQTIRATHSIEGDRKVGVVWHTQGSGKSLSMLFYSGQIVTHPQMENPTIVVLTDRNDLDDQLFGTFGNCKELLRQTPVQAQSRDHIKELLNVSGGGVIFTTIQKFLPEEGNVFDTLSERTNIVVVADEAHRSQYGFKARVVDVEDGSEIRYGNAKYLRDALPKASYIGFTGTPIEKEDKSTPAVFGGYIDVYDIKQAVDDGATVPISYESRLVKIKLNEEVTKSIDTQVDAIDGATEEQIEKAKTKSAAIERIVGKDDRLKDIAKDLVLHFEARQTVFEGKAMIVSMSRKICAKLYNEIIALRPDWHHDDLDKGAIKVIMTSTSDDEAILQPHHTTKTQRKALAARIKDANDPLQMVIVRDMWLTGFDAPNLHTMYIDKKMQGANLMQAIARVNRVYKDKPGGLIVDYIGIGQDLRNAMVTYLQSGGEGTPIVDIKEAIAGLLEKFEIVEQIFHGYDYKSYFTAETNIKLQVLLSAQNFVLQTEDVKNRFIKEVTLLSKLFAMSIPSPQADKIKDEVAFFQAVKARLNKFTGNSTKSDYEVETAIKQIMDDALSSEGVIDVFEAAGIKAPSVGILSDEFLLEVKNMQQKNVAFELLKKLLADEVRVRKTKNIAQGKKFSEMLESVVKRYHNNQIDSAQVLAELSEIAKEMRLEDHKSEDLGLTPAEYAFYSVLKENSSTSFLNDDKMKELIHTIVDVIRNNATVDWSKRDDVRAKLRLTVKKILMRYGYPPDVAKMEADKVLAQGESLAEVFSKE; via the coding sequence ATGGCTAAACTCTCAGAAGATAGCATAGAACAAGCATTCATAGACCAATTAATTGGTCAAGGTTACACGTACCATTACGGTCCAGACATCGCGCCTTATAGTGATAATCCACAACGTGAAGGTTTTGAATCTGTTTTATTAGAGCAACAATTAAAAAATGCCTTACGTCATTTAAACCCAGATGTTCCAGAATCGGCTAGAGTAGAAGCTTACCAAAAAATAGTTAATCTAGGTACGCAAGACCTTATGGAAAACAATGAGCGCTTCCATACCTTATTAACCAATGGTGTTACCGTTGAGTATAACAAAGAAGGTAGAACAAAAGGAATAAATGTACAGTTGCTAGATGTTGTAAACCCAGAAAATAACCAGTTTTGGGTAGTAAACCAATTAGTAGTTAAAGAAAACAACAACGAAAAACGTTTTGATGTTGTAATTTATATTAACGGTTTACCTTTAGTTTTTGTAGAGCTTAAAAATGCAACAGACGAAAATGCAACAGTTCGTAAAGCGTATCAACAAATACAAAACTATAAAACCGCTGTACCAAGTATTTTTTATTACAATAGTATCTGTGTGATTAGTGATGGCATAGAAGCAAAGACTTCAAGTGTTTCTGCTCCTTTTTCTAGGTTTTTATCTTGGAAAGCACCAAAAGTAAAAGACAACGACCCAAGAACTGAGTTACAGATTCTAACCGAATACATGCTCAACAAAAAAACGTTGGTAGAACTCATACGCTACTGTACAGTTTTTGAACAGGAAGAAAAAAAAGATGATAAAACAGGTTTAATTTTTCAAATAAAAATTAAAAAGGTAGCAGCTTATCATCAATATTACGCCGTACAAAAAGCAGTAACCCAAACCATAAGAGCAACACATTCTATAGAAGGAGATAGAAAAGTTGGTGTGGTTTGGCATACACAAGGTTCTGGTAAGTCTTTATCTATGTTGTTTTATAGCGGACAAATAGTTACGCATCCACAAATGGAAAACCCAACTATTGTGGTATTGACGGATAGAAACGATTTAGATGACCAACTATTTGGTACGTTTGGTAATTGTAAAGAGTTACTAAGGCAAACCCCAGTACAAGCACAAAGTAGAGACCACATTAAAGAATTATTAAACGTTTCTGGAGGTGGTGTTATTTTTACAACCATTCAAAAATTTTTACCAGAAGAAGGGAATGTATTTGATACTTTATCAGAAAGAACCAATATTGTTGTGGTTGCAGACGAGGCACACCGAAGTCAATATGGTTTTAAAGCACGTGTGGTTGATGTAGAAGATGGTTCTGAAATTAGATATGGAAACGCCAAGTATTTACGAGATGCGTTGCCAAAAGCGTCCTATATCGGTTTTACAGGCACACCAATAGAAAAAGAAGACAAATCTACACCTGCCGTTTTTGGAGGATACATAGACGTATATGATATTAAACAAGCCGTAGACGATGGAGCTACAGTACCCATCAGCTACGAGTCGCGTTTAGTAAAAATAAAACTCAACGAAGAAGTCACCAAATCTATAGACACCCAAGTAGATGCAATAGACGGTGCAACCGAAGAACAAATAGAAAAGGCAAAAACTAAAAGTGCAGCCATAGAAAGAATTGTTGGAAAAGATGATCGATTAAAAGACATTGCTAAAGATTTAGTCTTGCATTTTGAAGCGAGACAAACCGTTTTTGAAGGTAAAGCCATGATAGTAAGTATGAGTCGCAAGATATGTGCTAAGCTCTATAACGAGATTATTGCTTTACGTCCAGATTGGCATCATGACGATTTAGACAAAGGTGCTATAAAAGTCATCATGACAAGTACCAGTGATGATGAAGCTATTTTACAACCACATCATACGACAAAAACACAACGTAAAGCATTAGCTGCACGTATTAAAGACGCTAACGATCCTTTACAAATGGTAATTGTTAGAGATATGTGGCTTACAGGTTTTGATGCGCCTAATTTACACACCATGTATATCGATAAAAAGATGCAAGGTGCCAATTTAATGCAAGCCATAGCACGTGTTAATCGTGTGTACAAAGACAAACCAGGAGGTTTAATTGTAGATTATATTGGTATCGGTCAGGACTTACGTAATGCAATGGTTACCTATTTACAAAGTGGTGGCGAAGGCACACCAATTGTAGATATTAAAGAAGCTATTGCAGGTCTGTTAGAGAAGTTTGAGATTGTAGAGCAAATTTTTCATGGCTATGATTACAAATCTTATTTTACAGCAGAAACCAATATTAAACTTCAAGTTTTATTAAGTGCACAAAACTTTGTATTGCAAACAGAAGACGTAAAAAACAGATTTATAAAAGAAGTAACATTATTGTCTAAATTATTTGCGATGTCTATTCCTAGTCCACAAGCAGATAAAATAAAAGATGAAGTTGCGTTTTTTCAAGCAGTAAAAGCAAGACTAAATAAGTTTACAGGTAATTCCACAAAATCAGATTACGAAGTAGAAACAGCCATCAAACAAATTATGGATGATGCTTTATCTAGTGAAGGCGTAATAGATGTTTTTGAAGCAGCAGGAATTAAAGCTCCATCTGTAGGTATCTTATCGGATGAATTTTTGTTGGAAGTAAAAAACATGCAGCAAAAAAATGTTGCGTTTGAATTGCTTAAAAAGTTATTAGCAGATGAAGTTAGAGTACGTAAGACAAAAAATATAGCCCAAGGAAAGAAATTTTCAGAAATGTTAGAATCTGTTGTAAAACGTTATCATAATAATCAAATAGATTCTGCTCAAGTATTGGCAGAACTCTCAGAAATAGCAAAAGAAATGCGTTTAGAGGATCATAAATCAGAAGATCTAGGATTAACTCCTGCAGAATATGCATTTTACAGTGTTTTAAAAGAAAACAGTTCTACAAGCTTTTTAAATGATGATAAAATGAAAGAGCTCATCCATACTATTGTAGATGTTATTAGAAACAACGCCACCGTAGATTGGAGCAAACGAGATGATGTAAGAGCTAAACTAAGACTAACAGTAAAGAAAATCTTAATGCGTTATGGTTATCCGCCAGATGTTGCAAAAATGGAAGCGGATAAGGTATTAGCTCAAGGAGAAAGTTTGGCTGAGGTGTTTAGTAAAGAGTAA
- a CDS encoding Crp/Fnr family transcriptional regulator: MEKALLKEKFSNALDQDIINEILEVGRFKTFQKDDIIIDINQNLEYIPLLLSGNIKILREDSDGNELLIYFLEAGETCTMSLTCCMGTSKSKIRAVAESNSSIVLIPVANMQIWFHSNHSWRNFILESYQSRFNEMLETIDNLAFLKMDQRLYNYLLNKAELSGSKTIIVKHLDISEDLHTSRVVISRLLKQLENENKIKLSRNKIEIL, translated from the coding sequence ATGGAAAAAGCCCTCTTAAAAGAAAAATTCAGCAACGCTCTAGATCAAGATATTATAAACGAAATCTTAGAAGTCGGACGCTTTAAAACCTTTCAAAAAGATGATATTATAATCGATATCAACCAAAATCTAGAATATATACCACTACTTTTAAGCGGAAACATAAAAATATTACGTGAAGATAGCGATGGTAACGAACTCTTAATATACTTTCTCGAAGCCGGCGAAACCTGTACCATGTCGCTTACCTGTTGTATGGGCACCTCAAAAAGCAAAATTCGCGCCGTGGCCGAAAGCAACTCAAGCATCGTACTTATACCTGTAGCAAACATGCAAATTTGGTTCCATAGCAACCACAGCTGGCGTAATTTCATACTCGAAAGCTACCAATCACGCTTCAACGAAATGCTCGAAACCATAGACAATCTGGCCTTTTTAAAAATGGACCAACGCCTCTACAACTACCTACTCAACAAAGCAGAACTCAGCGGCTCAAAAACCATTATCGTAAAACATCTCGACATATCCGAAGACCTCCACACCTCACGCGTCGTAATTTCTAGACTCTTAAAACAACTAGAAAACGAGAACAAAATAAAACTAAGTCGTAACAAAATAGAAATTCTATAA